One Patescibacteria group bacterium genomic window, GGGCAAACTGGACTTATCAGAGCTTATTACCGGACAGCCGCAAGCCATAGCTTCCAGAGGCGGCAGGCCAAAACCTTCATAAAACGAAGGAAAAATATAAGCTAAGGCCTGGCTGTAAAAAATTTTCAAATCTTCATCCGGCGCAAAGCCGGGAAAAATTACCGGACTTTCTTTGTCCCAATATTTTTTAGAAAATTCTTTTACCCGCTTATAAAAATAATCCTGCCTACCCACCAAAACTAAACTTAAATCAGGCCTTTTTCCGTGAATAACGGAAAAAACCTTAATTAACCCTTCTAAATTCTTATGCGGATAAGCATTGCCCACATAGAGCAAAAAGGGACTTCTTATATTATAACCTAAAAGTATTTCCTTGTCATGGGAATCGCCTGATTTCCCGTTAAGCGAGCCGGAAACCCCCTCATAGGTAATGGCTACTTTCTCCGTCCTGATTTTAAACTGCCGAACAATATCATCTTTGGTGAATTGCGAAACGGCGATAACAATTTTGGACCTTTTCACGGCCATCCAGATAACGACCCTGTAAACAAAATTTTTTATTTTATAAAAAAGCGGGCTCAAGGTCGTGGCCCGGATGGTCGGAAATTTCGTTAAAATTAAATCATGAATGGTAACCGCGAACTTGACCGGAGTCAATATCGGCACGTTAAAATGGGGAAAATGAAGCAAATCAAGATGCTCCCGCCAGATTAAATAAGGCATGATGATCTGCTCGGCCAAAGTATACCAATGGACTTCAGCTAAAACTTTTTTCACTTTCGGATTATCAGAAACAAAATCGTTAAAATTTTCCCTGCTTAAAAAAACTACATATTCATTCTCCCTGTCTAGGGCCACGACCCTGTCCACAACTTCTTTTGTATACCGGCCCAAACCTTTGCCAATCGGGCCATAAAAGCGGGCGTCTATGCCGATGCGCTTTATTTTTTCTTTATTTTTTCGCATACCTATATTATAACATACCTTCGCGTAACGCATAAAACGTATCGCGTAACGCAAAAACAGGAATTATCGCAACTTTAAAACTTTATGAACTTTATCCCGCCACCTTATTTTATTTATAGCAGACGGGATCCCGCTTTGGCGGTGATAACTTTTAACTTCCTAAAAGAAAACCGCCCTAACAGACGGCTTTTTTTATATTATTTTATTATTTTATTTTTCCCATTATATTCTCCAGTTCTTCATCGCTAAAAAAACTAACAACAATTAATCCGCCTTTGCCCCGGCGCCTTATCTCCGTTTTCGCTCCGAAAAACTCCCGCAAGGAAAACTCCCGGTCTTTATCCGCATAATCAATTTTGACCCGCGCCTGCTTGGTTCCCCCCATTTTTTTGGCCTCTCTATCCGTATCCCGCACGGTCAGATTATGGCGAAGAATTTTTTTAAACAAAGCCATCTGCTTAGCCTGGCCGTCAAGGCCGATTAAATATTTAGCATGGCCTTCGCTGATTTCTCCCCCTACCAAAGCCTGCTGGACTTCTTCCGGCAAATTAAGAAAACGCAGGCAATTACTTATGACCGATCTGGATTTGCCTACTCTCTTGGCCACCTCTTCCTGGGTTAGATTAAACTCATCGGCTAATTTTTTGTAGGCCAAAGCCGCCTCAATAGGGTTCAAATCCTCTCTTTGCAGATTTTCCACCAAAGCCATTTCCAATTTTCTCTGGCTGGAAGCGTCGCGGACAATCACCGGCACTTCTTTTAGGCCCAAATTTTTGGCCGCGCGCAAACGCCGCTCTCCGGCGATTAGCTCATACTCATCCCCTTTTTTGGTAACCACCAAAGGCTGAATAATTCCATATTCCTTGATTGATTCGACCAGTTCATCCATATTGAAATCGGCAAACTGCCTCCGGGGCTGCATCGGATTGACTTGAATTTTATCCGGATTCACTTCCAACACCTTTCCCCGGTCGTCTTCGGAAGTAATATCAACCACGCTCAAGCCTTCGTCGGGCAAGGCGTCCATTTTTTTCACTTTTTGCGGAATAAGGGAGCCAAGCCCCCGTCCCAGTCCGTTAGACATAAAAATAATTTAAAATTTAAAATGAAAAATGTAAAATTTATGAGCGAAGCAAATGCAATAATTATTCATTTTTAATTATTAATTTTCTAAATCTATTACTTCCCTGGCTAATCTTTCATACGCCTTCCCGCCCCGCGAACCCGGATCATAGTGCAGGATTGACCGGCCATAACTCGGCGCTTCAGCCAATTTCACGCTTCGGGGAATTACCGAACGGAAAACACGATTGGGAAAATACTGGTATAATTCATGCATAACCGAAGAGGAAAGACGATTTCGCCCGTCAAACATAGTAATAATTGCGCCCATAATCCCTAATTCCGGTTTTAAATTGTTTTGCACCAAGCCGATGGTTTCTAAAAGTTGGCCTACGCCCTCCAAAGCGTAATATTCGCTTTGAATCGGAATTAAAATTTCATCCGCCGCCACCAAGCTGTTTATAGTCAAAAGCCCCAAGGAAGGCGGCCCGTCAATTATTATATAATCATATTCGTCTTTTATATGTTCCAAGATTCGGGCCAGCCGGTATTCCCGGTTTTCCATATTAACCAATTCCACGCCGGCGCCGGCCAAAGCCAGAGTTGAAGGGGCGATTTTGTACCCGTCCTGCAAGGTTCTTTTGGTAATTTCAAATATTGGTTTAGCCCCGATAATCGCTTCATAAATGCCGCTTTCCAGGTTCTTGTGGTCAATCCCCAAGCCGGAAGTGGCATTGGCCTGCGGATCAATATCCACTAACAAAACCTGCTTACCCAAAGCCGCCAAGTAAGCGCCTAAATTTACGGCCGTAGTAGTTTTACCCACTCCGCCTTTCTGGTTAACGATGGAGATAATCTTTCCCATACAATAATTCAAATCTACAAATGATATTCAAATCTACAAATGATATTCGCGGCATAATTCGCATGTGCCCTATTTGTAGCAGGGCTGCCGAAGGCAAAACAAACATTTGAATTAATTTGTAGATTTGAATTATATCATTATTATAACTTATCTATATGGTTTTGACAATTTAGTTTAATTTTATTATACTAAAAACAGCTAAATTATTAAGGAAGAGCTTAAAGCCTATTTTAAATTACCTTCCCGGCAGCTTAAAAAGAGAGAAATTCTAAAATCTTAAATTTGAAATCTAAAATCAAAAGGCCCTGGTGGCGGAACTGGTAGACGCGCACGACTCAAAATCGTGTGGACGCAAGTCCATGAGAGTTCGATTCTCTCCCTGGGCACAGGTAAATTCAGATTTCAGAATGTAAATTTCAGAATTCCAAATTAAAAATCTTACAAAAGCCAAACTAAAGAGGAGGTTGGCTTTTTTGTTCATTTGACAACTAGATTAACCAAGATAAAAACACGCTCAAACAGGAGACGCAAGAATGAAAAATTTAATCATGCCCGGAAACCCGAGATATCAGCCAAGGGTAATGGCAGGAATCTTCGGCTATGACAATCTTTACAAAGAAGCCGCTGGAGTGGAAATCGCCACCTTGATGGTTCTCGGAGAAATCGGGGTAATCCCGTCGGAAGAGATGGCCGAATTGCAAACGGATTTGATTGAAAAAATCCTCGCTATTCCGACAACCGAGGTTGACAGGATTGAAAGAGAAATAACTCACCATGATGTCAGAGCCTGGGTGAGAGCAGCTCAAGAAATAATCCGGGGCGGATTAAAAAAGTGGGTTCACATTCCCCTTACGAGTTATGATCCGCTGGACACGGGGCGTATGCTCCAATTCCAGAAAGCTTATGATTCTGTCCTCCGCCCGTCCATAAAAGAAGTCGTATTCCATTTTGCGGACTTGGCGGAAAAATTCGCGAGCCAAATCCAGATCGGCAGGACGCATGGGCAGCATGCTCTGCCCATAACGGTCGGATTTTGGCTGGCAACTATTTTAAGCCGGATTGTCCATAATTGGGAAAAAATTGATTATTTCAGTCTGGCTTTGGAGGGAAAAATTTCCGGAGCCGTCGGCGCTCATAACGCCCAGATCGGCCTCGGCTTCAATCGGCTTTGTGGTGAAAAAACTTTTGAAAAACTCGTGCTGGAAAAATTGAACCTGCCGCCGGCAAGAATCAGCAACCAGATATTACCGCCGGAACCGCTCGCTTATTTTCTTTTCTCCTGCTGTATGCTATCAGCTTCATTAGCCCAGTTCGGCAGGGATTGTCGGCATCTAATGAGAACCGAAATAGCCGAGGTCGCGGAAGCGTTTGAAGCCACCCAGGTCGGTTCTTCCACTATGGCCCACAAAAGAAACCCGATCAATTTCGAAAATCTGGAGGGTATGTGGATAAGAACGAAAAATGAGTTCGGCAAGGTCCTTGACACTTTGATAAGCGAGCATCAACGAGACCTTGTCGGCAGTTCCGTGGTCAGGGATTTCCCCATCATCGTAATCAATCTCCAGCAACAGCTCAATGCCCTTTTGCGGCCAAATAATAACGGGGAGCCTTTTATCAGCCGAATTACGATTAATGGCGACGCTTGTCAGAAAAATTTCCAGATGAGCGCCGATCTGATTTTGGCCGAACCTCTCTATATCGCCATTCAGATGGCCGGATATCAGGGGGACGCGCACGAATTGGTCAACCGGAAGCTGGTTTCGCCGGCGGCTGAAAGAAAAGTCCCTTTGGTTGAAGTTTTGAGCGAACTGGCGGAAGATGATGATGGTTTGAAGAATGTTATAGGCAACATTCCGGAAGAAGTCTGGGATCTCCTCCACTATCCGGAAAGATACACGGGCGATGCCGCAGAAAAAACTGGCGAAATCGTCCAATACGCCAGAAGCAAGATAAAAACCCTTTGAGTAAAAAACAACGGCGCTCGACGCAAGTCAAACGCCGCTTTTTTATTTCATTTTTTTTATTCTTGATTTTTTATAAAAAGTCTGGTAAGGTAAGGAAAATGTTCGTTTGTAAACCCTAACTGAAAGGAGAAGCTGATGCAACTAACAAAACTCGGGAACCTCATCCTTAACGGAAGCGCAAAAGATATCTATGCCCTTCCCGGCACAGATGATATCGCCTTCCGCTTCCTTGACACTTTTTCGGTGTTTGATGTCGGCCGGGCCGATTATGAAATCAAGGGCAAAGGGCAGGCTGTCTGCGCCTGCGCCGTACAGTCTTTTTTTATGGCCCAGTCAATCGGAATCCCCACTCACTTCGTGGAACAACTTGACCAGGCAACGATCAGAGTGAAAAGGGCGCAGGTCATTACCGGCCGCTCCCTCACTCCGGCTGACGCAAATTATGTTGTTCCGGCCGAATGGATTTACCGTTTGAGGGTTGCCGGAAGCATCCACCGAAATTTCAGCGCCGGGGATAAAAATCCGGAGGATTACGGATTGCCCGCGGGAGCCATTCCCAGGGTGGGCACGCCGTTCCCCTGGCCGGTCCATCATTTCACCACCAAATTCGAGGATATTGACCGCGACATCACTTTTTCCGAGGCCTGCGCGATGGCCGGCATTACGGAAAAAGACGCGCTTGAATTCTGGTCAATGATTGACCGGCTTACCGGCGCTATCGGTTTTGAGCTGAACGCCAGCGGCTTCGCCTTGGTGGATGGCAAAATGGAGTGCCTGATGGGGCCGAACC contains:
- a CDS encoding glycosyltransferase family 1 protein, which codes for MRKNKEKIKRIGIDARFYGPIGKGLGRYTKEVVDRVVALDRENEYVVFLSRENFNDFVSDNPKVKKVLAEVHWYTLAEQIIMPYLIWREHLDLLHFPHFNVPILTPVKFAVTIHDLILTKFPTIRATTLSPLFYKIKNFVYRVVIWMAVKRSKIVIAVSQFTKDDIVRQFKIRTEKVAITYEGVSGSLNGKSGDSHDKEILLGYNIRSPFLLYVGNAYPHKNLEGLIKVFSVIHGKRPDLSLVLVGRQDYFYKRVKEFSKKYWDKESPVIFPGFAPDEDLKIFYSQALAYIFPSFYEGFGLPPLEAMACGCPVISSDKSSLPEVLGQAAIYFNPEDEKEMVRKVEEVIEDKNLREDLVKRGYEQVKKYSWEKCARETLRVYKEVLKN
- a CDS encoding ParB/RepB/Spo0J family partition protein; the protein is MSNGLGRGLGSLIPQKVKKMDALPDEGLSVVDITSEDDRGKVLEVNPDKIQVNPMQPRRQFADFNMDELVESIKEYGIIQPLVVTKKGDEYELIAGERRLRAAKNLGLKEVPVIVRDASSQRKLEMALVENLQREDLNPIEAALAYKKLADEFNLTQEEVAKRVGKSRSVISNCLRFLNLPEEVQQALVGGEISEGHAKYLIGLDGQAKQMALFKKILRHNLTVRDTDREAKKMGGTKQARVKIDYADKDREFSLREFFGAKTEIRRRGKGGLIVVSFFSDEELENIMGKIK
- a CDS encoding AAA family ATPase → MGKIISIVNQKGGVGKTTTAVNLGAYLAALGKQVLLVDIDPQANATSGLGIDHKNLESGIYEAIIGAKPIFEITKRTLQDGYKIAPSTLALAGAGVELVNMENREYRLARILEHIKDEYDYIIIDGPPSLGLLTINSLVAADEILIPIQSEYYALEGVGQLLETIGLVQNNLKPELGIMGAIITMFDGRNRLSSSVMHELYQYFPNRVFRSVIPRSVKLAEAPSYGRSILHYDPGSRGGKAYERLAREVIDLEN
- a CDS encoding lyase family protein, whose protein sequence is MKNLIMPGNPRYQPRVMAGIFGYDNLYKEAAGVEIATLMVLGEIGVIPSEEMAELQTDLIEKILAIPTTEVDRIEREITHHDVRAWVRAAQEIIRGGLKKWVHIPLTSYDPLDTGRMLQFQKAYDSVLRPSIKEVVFHFADLAEKFASQIQIGRTHGQHALPITVGFWLATILSRIVHNWEKIDYFSLALEGKISGAVGAHNAQIGLGFNRLCGEKTFEKLVLEKLNLPPARISNQILPPEPLAYFLFSCCMLSASLAQFGRDCRHLMRTEIAEVAEAFEATQVGSSTMAHKRNPINFENLEGMWIRTKNEFGKVLDTLISEHQRDLVGSSVVRDFPIIVINLQQQLNALLRPNNNGEPFISRITINGDACQKNFQMSADLILAEPLYIAIQMAGYQGDAHELVNRKLVSPAAERKVPLVEVLSELAEDDDGLKNVIGNIPEEVWDLLHYPERYTGDAAEKTGEIVQYARSKIKTL
- a CDS encoding phosphoribosylaminoimidazolesuccinocarboxamide synthase; amino-acid sequence: MQLTKLGNLILNGSAKDIYALPGTDDIAFRFLDTFSVFDVGRADYEIKGKGQAVCACAVQSFFMAQSIGIPTHFVEQLDQATIRVKRAQVITGRSLTPADANYVVPAEWIYRLRVAGSIHRNFSAGDKNPEDYGLPAGAIPRVGTPFPWPVHHFTTKFEDIDRDITFSEACAMAGITEKDALEFWSMIDRLTGAIGFELNASGFALVDGKMECLMGPNREKLIGDVFGTPDEDRFCLLEALEDGRVEHYSKEYLRQLFIEMGYYDELKAARKAGQPDPPIPRLPEEKIEETRQRYIAVAANYSGVSMSE